Part of the Deinococcus roseus genome, TGAACCCACTGTGGCCATGGATGTGCAGTCCAGAGCTGCATTCTGGGACAGCGTGCGCAAATTCAAAAGCGAAGGCAAAACCATCATCCTCACCACCCACCATCTGGAAGAAGCGGATGCCCTGTCAGACCGCGTGCTGGTGATTGACCACGGCAAAGTGATTGTGGAGGGCACCCCCAGAGCCATCAAAGAGCAGGTGGGAGGCACCCGCATCCGTTTTCATGGTCAGGTGCAGGAACAGCAGTTGCAGAACCTGCCCGGCGTGACCCGCGTCAACATCAACGGGGTGAACGAGGTCTACACCCGCGCTCCAGAGGCCGCCCTGCGGGAAATCCTGCAGCACGACATCACCGATCTGGAAGTCAGCAAGGCCAGCCTGGAAGAGGCCTTCCTGAACATCACCGCTCGCAACTGATCTCACACCTGATTCTGAAAGGAACCCCATGAACCGTTTCCTGTACCTGGTTTACTCTGAACTGATCCGCCTGATTCGCCTGCCCGCCTACCTGATTCCCACCCTGGTGTTCCCCGTGATGTTTTTTTCCATCTTCGGGTTGCCCAACGCCAAAAATGAACTGGGAGGCGTGAATGCCGCCACTTACATCCTGATTTCCTTCAGTGCCTACTCCCTGATTTCCACCTCGCTGTTTGCCTTCGGGGTGTCCATCGCTGCAGAACGCGGACTGGGCTGGCAGAAACTCATGCGGGTCACCCCCCTCAATCCCATGCTGTACTTTGCCAGCAAAATTGTGAATGCCCTGCTGCAAGGCATCTTCATCATCATCCTGCTGGGATTGTTTGCCAGCTTTGTGGGGCACCTGAATTACGATGTGCTGCTGTTCGTGAAAACCGTGGGCAAATTGCTGCTGGGCGTTTCGGCTTTCGTGGCCCTGGGATTGTGGATTGGTTATGTGGGTGGCCCCAACAGTGCTGCAGGCATTGCCAACCTGATTTTCCTGCCCATGAGTTTTGCCAGCGGTCTGTTCATGCCCCTGCAATTCATGCCCGAATTCCTGCGCAACATCGCCCCTTACACCCCCGCTTACCACTTCGCACAGATTGGCTGGATGAGCATCGGGGCCAAAAGCGACACCACCGAACTGGTGCACTGGATCTGGCTGTTGAGTTACGGCGCACTGTTCTTCCTGCTGGCCCTGGTGGCTTTCCGCAGGGATGAAGGCAAAAACTTCGGTTGAGCCTGCACCCATCCCCATCCCTCCTCCCCCCTGTCGGATGCACCGGGGGGAGGTTTAAACTGGAGGCACCATGATCGCCCGACGAGACACCATGTTCCGATTCATGCCCGTGGCGTGGCTTTTCTTCCTGACCTTCCCAATCACCAACCTGATCAAAGACGCCCGTGGTCCCCTGGATTACCTGCTGGGGACAGGCATGCTGCTGGTGTTCTTGTGGCTGTACTTCTGGGTGTTTCGGGCCTTCAAACCCCAGCGCCCGCTGGAAACTTTCCCTTACTGGAACATTCTGGCGGTGCTGTGGTGCTTCATGATGTTCTTCGCAGGGATGCCCTTTTTTGGCTGGAATGGGACCACCTTTCTGGTGTATGCAGCAAGCCTGGGGGCCTTCCAGCGCAGCCTGACCCTCAGCATTGGCACCGTGGCTGCGGTGCTGGCGGTGTTCCTGTGGAGCGTTTTCGTGAAGGGGGTGCCCGCCGGAGAACTCATCACCATCATGCTGCTCTCGGTGTCGGTGGCGATTGGCAACCACTTCGGGTATGCAGCCATGGAATCTGGCATTCGCATGAAAACCCTGCAGCAGGAAAAAGAAAACCTGGCCCGCATTGCTGAACGGGAACGCATTGCCCGTGACCTGCACGACCTGCTGGGCCACACCCTCAGCGTGATTGTGCTGAAAGCCGAACTGGCCTCCAAATTGATTGAACGCAACCCGGAACGCGCCAAAGCAGAGATCAAAGAAGTGGAGCAGATTTCCAGAGAGGCCCTCACAGAAGTGCGACTGGCCGTGCAGGGTTACAAGGGCACCGACCTGAAAAGCGAACTGGGTCGGGCCAAAATCGCCCTGGATGCTGCAGGCATCAAACTGGAATATCTGGTGTCTGAAGTGGAATTGGGCATGGAACAGCAAAGCGCCCTGCAACTGATTTTTCGGGAAGCCATCACCAACATCATCCGGCACTCCAGGGCAAAACACTGCCAGGTGTCCCTGGAAGAACAGCGCGGCAACATCCTGCTGAAAATCATCGACGATGGGGTTGGGGTGGGCCAGCAGGTGGGCAACGGCATGAAAGGCATGCGTGAGCGCACCGAAGCCCTCGGAGGCAAATTCACTGTGAAAAACCAGTCTGGAACCGTCATTGAAGTGTGCATTCCAAAAGGCAATCCAGACACCCAGAAGGCCATCCAGGGGGTCACAGCATGATCCGGGTCTTGATTGCCGAAGACCAGGTGATGATCCTGGGGGCCTTAAAAGCCCTGCTGGAACTGGAAGGCGACATCGAGGTGCTGGCCGCCACCAAAAACGGTACAGAGGCCCTGAGGGCTGCCCTGGAGGTCAAACCCGACATCGTCATCACCGACATTGAGATGCCCGAAAAAACCGGTCTGGAACTGGCCCAGGATCTGAAGCAGCAACTCCCGAAAACCCGGGTGATCATCGTGACCACCTTTGCCAGGGCAGGTTACCTGCGCCGCGCCATGGAAGCCGGAGTCAAAGGTTACCTGCTCAAAGATGCCCCTTCAGATGAACTGGCAGAGGCCATCCGGCGGGTGCACGGAGGAGGCATTGTGATCAACCCTATGCTGGCCGCAGAAGCCTGGACCGATCAGGACCCCCTCACAGACAGAGAGCGACAGGTGCTCCGTCTGGCCCATGAAGGCATGACCTCGGGCCAGATCGCAGAGAAAATCCATCTTTCAGAAGGCACGGTGCGCAACTACCTCTCGGAAGCCATTTCCAAACTTGGGGCCAGCAACCGGGTGGAAGCCGCCCGCATGGCACGGGAGAAGGGGTGGTTGTAGGTTTTTTTGGTGGTGGGGTGGGCATTTGAACGTTCTGAGGGTTAAATCCCCCGCTTGATTGGAATGTTCTTCTGGGAGCACTGAGGGTGAGATCCCCCTGCCCTTCGCTAAAGCTCAGGGCTGTCCCCCGTCAGCGTTGGGGGATGGGTGTAAGACGAGAGAAATCCCCCTTCGTTAAGGGGGAACCAACGAGCAAAGCGAGTTGCAGGGGGATCTGACCCTCAGGACTCTGATCTGGCTTCCTCCTCACCAAGCTCCCTGCTCAGGGGTCTTGCCCCTCTGAGCATCCAGTCCTTGAAGGGCAAATCTTCCAGCCAGTCCTGCAGGGTGGGGATTTTTCCGAGGTCTTCGATCACATGCTGCTCACCGATCAATCGGGTGGGAACCACTTTGCCGTCGGATTTGCGGGTGAGGGTGACCCCAAAGACCTGCTCGCACAGAAAAATGCCGAAACTGGAGTGCAGCACGGCCCTGTGACGCAAGTCTGCCCAGGATGCTTTGGTCTGGTCAAACCAGCTGTGCACCTCCAGGTAGTCTTCAGGGATGCCACCGAATTTGCGGGCAGAACTGCGGGCGTGGTGGTAGGGGTGGGCCATCAGAGGCCTCCATCAAAGGGTTCAAATTCCAATCCGAAAAGCTGCACGGCCTGGGCAATCTCATCTTCGGGCACCCGGTATGCCCGGAAGTTTTTTTCTTCAGGGTCCACCACGCCTGCGTTGATCAGGGTTTTGGCCTGCTCAAGTGCAGCTTCATCTTCTGTGGTGCTTTCCACCACATCATAAAAGCGGATTCTGTCCAGCACATCCATGACCTGATGAAGGCGTTCATCAGAGAGGTGGGCTGGGATTTCAATGTCCATCCAGGCCGTTTTCGGGTTTTTCTTGCTGTCCTGAAAAATGGAAGCATCCCCAAGGGCCTCTGCCAGCTTCTGATAGAAAGCCTGCAAGGGAAGTGAGGTCAACAGTTCTGTTGACCCCAGCGCGTAATCTTGCAACCGCAATCCCCGAAAACGGGGCAGGGCCAGGGTTCTGGCATGTTGCTCGGCTTCCTCATGGGTGTCAAAAACCTGCATGGGTTCGGTGCAGATGTTGTCCTCGAACCAGGGGGCATAGATTTCATCGGTGTACATGTAATCACGGTCCATCACCAGATAAGCTTTGGGCATGTTCAGGTCTCCTTTATGCAGAATATCAAATAAAATTCTTCTGTAGGCGTATTCACGTCACACCAGGAGGTGACCTCAATTCTGATTTTTGGAGGCTTCTTCCAGCTCCCTGATGTACTCAATGATGTCTTCCACCCCTCGCTTTTCCCCGGCAGCTTCAAAACAGCGCAGGGCCTCCAGAAAAGCAGGCTGGGCCTCTGTGTAATTTTCTTCCGCCAGATGCAGCTCTCCAATCCCCCGATAAGCGCAGGCCTGGGCAATCAGGTCGGTGCTTCTCTGGGCATAAAACAGGCTGGTGTGCAGTTCCAAACTGGCTTTTTCGGTGTTCCCCAGCCTGAGATGGCACATCCCGAGTTCATAGCTGTTGATGGCCCTCGGAAAGGCATCATCGGGAATCAATGGCTTTTCCTGCTCAAAGGCGGTCAGGGCACCCTCATAATCCCCCTGCAGTCGGCGCAACATCCCAATCTGGTGCATGGCCTGGTGGCCCCGTGGATCCTGCTTTTCCACAGCTTCCTGAAACAGCTTCTGGTACAGGTCCTCTGCTTCCTGAAAAAGTCCCAGGTTCACGTACACGTACCCCAGACCAAAACGGGCCTGTTCATCCTGCGGGTGGGCTCTCAGGTGGTTTTCGTATAAATCTCTGGCCCGCTCCAGATCTCCTGCATCAAAAGCGTCCCAGGCCTGTTCTGAAAGGTTCATGGTTCAGTTGTACAGGATTTTGGGGTAAAAAGGGCCGAGGGCCGAGAGCCAAGGGCTCACTGCCAAAGCCCTGATCGGCCCTGAAACAGCTGTTGCTCAATCCCAGGCTTATGAGGTGCAGTGTTTTGCACCTTCAAAAGAAATGCAAGGCAGGCTGCTTTTGCTCTCGGCCCTCGGCCCTCGGCTGCAATTGTCCCCCTTTTTGTGCCACAATCTCCCTGATGAAACTGGTCATTGGCGTCACCGGAGGAAGCGGAGCCCCTTACACGCTGGATTTGCTGCGCACCCTGAAAAAGCTGCAGGTTCCCACCCATCTGGTGGTTTCAGAGGGGGCAAAACGGGTGTGGGAAACCGAGGGAACCCAGTCCATAGAAGAACTGCTGGACCTGGCCACAGAAGTGCACGATGACCGCAACCTGGCGGCCAGCATTGCCTCTGGCAGCCACAGAACGCTGGGCATGGTGGTGGTGCCCTGCAGCAGTTCCACCCTGGCCAAAGTGGCCCTGGGGCTGGGAGACAACCTGATCTCCCGTGCTGCACACGTCACCCTCAAGGAGCGGCGCACCCTGGTGCTGGTGCCCAGAGAGGCCCCTTACCCCAGACCCATGCTGGAAAACATGCTCAGGGCCCACGATGCTGGCGCTGTGATTCTGCCTGCCAGTCCTGGTTTTTACAGCACCCCTGAAAAGGTGGAGGACATTCTGGCGTTCCTGACCGCCCGCATTCTGGATCAGTTTGGTCTGGACAGTGGAGGCATGCAAAGGTGGACCGGGAAATGACCCCTCCACGTTTTGCAGCCCTGATTCCAGCAGCAGGAAGCGGGTCCAGGCTGGGTTTTGGCATCCCCAAAGCCCTGGTGGACCTGCAAGGCAAGACCTTGCTTGAGCGCGCCATTGAAAACCTCGCTCCTCTGGTGGATGAGGTGGTGGTGGCCCTGCCAGAAGGCCAGTCCATCGAAAGCCCGGTCAAGCAGATTGTGGGAGGAAACACCCGTCAGGACAGCGTGTTCCGGTTGCTGCAAGCCACCGAAGCCGATTTTGTGCTGATCCATGATGCAGCACGCCCTTTTCTGGGTGCAAAAGTGCTGGAACGCATCAAGGGAAGGGTGATCCAGAGTGGCGCTGTCACTGCAGCTCTGCCTGCCACAGACACCCTGGTGCATTCCTCGGGAGGGTTCTGGGGGTATCTGGTGGACCGCAGCAAGACCTGGGCCGTACAGACCCCACAGGCTTTCCGCAGAACGCTGATTCTGGACGCCCACCTGAAAGCATTGCAGGAAGGCTTTGAAGCCACCGATGATGCAGGACTGGCCAACAAATACGGTTCCAACGTGGAACTGGTGCTGGGAGATTCCAGGCTGTTCAAAGTCACCACACCCGCAGATTTTGAACTGGCCACCGCTTTTGCGCAGCTCTGGGACCAGAAACGGAGCACCCCTTCATGAGCCAGATCCTGCAACGTTTTGCTCCGGCCAAAGTCAATCTGGGCCTCTCGGTGACCGGGGTGCTGGACAATGGTTACCACACCCTGCACAGCCTGATGGTGCCCCTCTCCGTCGGAGATGACCTGACCTTCGAGGTTGCAGATGTTCTGACCCTGCAGGTCACAGGCGCAGACCTCCCCACCGATGAACGCAACCTCGTGTACCGTGCGGCCCAGGCTTACCTGCGTGCGGCAGACATCAAAACCGGAGTCAGGATCACCCTGCACAAGAAGCTTCCTCTGGCTTCCGGTGTGGGAGGCGGGTCCAGCGATGCTGCCACCACCCTGATGGCTTTAAAAGAACTGTATCCCAGCAGCATGGATTTGCATCCCCTGGCAACATCCCTGGGTGCAGATGTACCGTTTTTCCTGATCCAGCAAGCCGCCCTTGCTGAAGGCATTGGAGAGAAACTGACCCCTGTGGAATTGCCCGAACTGCATCTGGTGCTGGTCAATCCAGGCACCGAGGTGAGTGCCCGTGATGCTTACCTGTGGCTGGACCAGAGTGGAGAATTCACCGCAGAGCTTCCCCTCTCGAACATCTTGCATGCTTTAAAACACCGTCTAAATGTGCCTTACTTCAATGCACTGGAACCTGCTGTGGTCACCAGACATCCTGAAATTGCAGCTGTGCTGCAGACCCTCAGAGAAACGGGCCTGACCAGCCCCATGATGAGCGGATCCGGCAGCACCTGTTTTGCCCTGGCCCGCACTGCAAAAGAAGCAGGACAGGCCGTGCAAATCCTGAAATCCCATTTTCCCATGCATTGGTGCACTGCAGCCCACACCCTTGCTTAAATCAACTGTTCAGTTTAAGGGTGATCCGGGCCAGGGTGTCCACCACCCTCTGCAGGGCTTTTTCATTCTTGCCTGTCAACTGGCCTGCCTCGTTGAAGGCTGTTTCGCAGTTGGTGACAGAAACGGTGTCTGGCAAAACAATGCAACCCAGACGGTGCAGCAAAAACACTGCAGCCTGTAAAGATCTGGCTCCCCCGTAAGGCCCAGGAGAAGCCGTGATCACAGCCGCAGGTTTGTGCATGAAAGGATCTAGACCCCGCTCTGTGCCGTTTTTTCTGGACATCCAATCCAGCGTGTTTTTCAGCACTCCGGTCAGGCCACCGTTGTATTCAGGAGAGGCCAGCAGCAGTCCCTGGTGTTCTTTCAACAGGGTTCTGAGCTGTACAGCCTGTTCAGGCAGGCCTTTTGCTTCCTCAATGTCTGCATCGTAGAGGGGCAGGGGGTAATCTTTCAGGTCAATGGGGGTGATCTCCAGGGTGTCTGGAGCCAGACGCAAAGCTTCGTAAAGGAGTTTCTTGTTCCAGGATTCGGTTCTCAGGCTGCCCGCAAAGGCCAGAATGCGCACGGTCATGGCTTCACCTCAATGCCTGAAGTATACCCATCTGGCCCTGCACCAGCGCAGCCACCCACACCAGAGAAAGCGTATACACGTATAATTTAGACATCCAATCCGCCCCTCTCTCTGGGCGAACTGAAAAGGGGTGAACATGAAACGCGGTTTTCAAACCAAAAGTCCATCCAGCACCCCTGAAATGATCGCCAATGCCCTCAGACAGGCCATCATTCAGGGCAAATACCGGGGAGGGGAACCTCTGCGGCAAGACGAGGTGGCCTCCGAATTCGGGGTCAGCAAAATTCCCGTCCGGGAAGCCCTATACCAGCTCAAAGCCGAGGGTCTGGTCACCTTCATCCCCAACCGGGGCTCGGTGGTCAGTGAACTGTCCATCGAAGAGGTCGATGAAATCTACCTGATGCGCATCGCCCTGGAACCCACCATTCTGGAACGGGCCATTCATGGCCTCACCCCCACCGACTTCATCCGGGCCAGAGGCTTGCTGGACGTGATGGACGAAACCGAAGACCCTGCAGGTCTGGCCGAACTCAACTGGGAATTCCACGCCACCCTGTATGGGGCCGCCAATTTGAACCGCCTGATGGAATCCATCCGCGTGCTGCACACCAACTCTGCCCGTTACATGGCCATTTATCTGGGCGGCGAGGACCGCAACAAAACCTCCCAGCAGGAGCACCGCAACCTGCTGCAGGCCTGCACCGAACGGGACCTCGAAAAATCCCGTCTGCTGCTGATCGAGCACCTGGAAACCGCGAAGCACCATCTGCTGGGGATTTTGAGGCAGGCGTAGTTTTGTAGGGGCAAGGCGTGCAGAGGGACCAAGCTACGGTCCCTCGTTCTGCACAAGACAGCATGCCTCGCCCTTCCCTGTCCAGCCCTGGATCCAGTCCGCTCAGTCCGCGTATCTGGCCAGCAAATGCCGCCCGATGATCATGCGTTGCACTTCGCTGGTGCCTTCGCCAATCAGGGTCAGGCGGTTGTCGCGCCAGAAGCGTTCCACGGGGTATTCCCGGATGTAACCGTAGCCTCCCAGGATCTGGATGGCATTGTCACAGGCGCGGTTTGCTGCTTCTGAGGCGTAAAGTTTTGCTTTTGCTGCTGCTTCCGTAAAAGGCTGGCCTGCATCTTTCAGGTGGGCGGCTTTGGAGATCAGCAGACGGGCAGCTTCCAGTTCGGTGCTCATGTCGGCAAGCTTGAACTGGATGGCCTGATGGTGGGCTATAGGTTTGCCAAACTGTGCACGGGAGAGGGCGTAACGGGTGGCGTATTCCATGGCTCCCCTGCCCAGACCCAGTGCCATTGCGCCAATCCCAATGCGACCTCCGTCCAGCACGCGCATCACGTCTTTGAAAGCCTCTCCCCTGTTGCCCAGCAGGGCTTCTTTTGGAAGGTGGATGTCTTCAAAGATGATCTGGGCGGTGTCGCTGGACCTCAGACCCAGTTTGTCTTCTTTGCGGCCCACACTGAAACCTGAAACCTCGTCCCGGTTGAACACGAAGGCGCTGATGCCATCGTTTTTGCCTTTGCCTTCTCTGGGGGGATCGGTGCGGGCAATCACCACGTAGGTGCCGCCCACAGAGCCCTGGGTGATGAAGTTTTTGGAGCCATTCAGGATCCAGCTGCCATCAGGCTGTTCCACGGCACGGGTTTGCAGACCTGCAGAATCAGAGCCGCTTCCAGCTTCGGTGAGGCCCCAGGCACCCAGCTTCTGGGCACTGGCGAGGTCTGGAATGAATTTCTTCTTCTGCTCTTCAGTCCCTGCAATGAGGATGTGGCCCTGGCACAGGCTGTTGTGGCTGGCCACGGTCAGGCACAGGCTGCCATCCACGCTGGCGAGTTCTTCGATCAGCAGGGCAAAAGTGTGGGTGCTGAGGCCCGATCCACCGTACGCTTCTGGGGTGCAGGCACCCATCACGCCCATTTCACCAAGGTCTTTCACCAGATCATGCGGAAAATGTCCGCTGTGGTCCCGTTCGGTGGCTCCGGGTTCGGCTTTCTGCAGCAGGTAGTCTTTGAGGCTCAGCACCATGGCTTTTTCTTCGTTTGAGATGTCAAACCACATTGGTTTGCTCCTTTTTGGGAAACACTGGTCCTGCCCAGGCTGGGTGCAGCTGGGGTCAGGTTTCTCGGGGAATTGTCTCAATATATTACACTTTTTACGCGCATCGTTGTAAAATTGTCATACGTTTTTCAGTCTGTCGTTTGAAAGCTTCCCATCTGAGCATCTTTTGCGGGCATCTGTCATGCTGAAAAAGGCATCCCATCCCTGCGAGGTTCTGAATGTTACACATCCAGCACAATGGACCCATTGCCCGCCTGACCCTGGCCTCGCCAGAAAACCGCAATGCCCTCAGTCCCCAGATGGTTCAGGACCTGCAAGAGGCTTTTGACCAGTTGAAAACCCACCCCACCACGCGGGTGATTGTGCTGTGCGCAGAAGGCAAGGTGTTTTGCAGTGGCGCAGATCTCAAGAACCTGCACCAGTTGCTCTCTGCCAGCAGCGAAGACAACCTGCATGATTCGCGCAAACTGGCCCAGCTTTTTGAGACCATCTACACCCATCCCAGACCCATCATTGCTGCCGTGGAGGGCAAAGCCATTGCAGGAGGGGCAGGTCTGGCCAGTGCCTGCGACCTGGTGGTGGCTTCCAGCGAGGCCAGTTTTGCCTACACCGAAGTCAAACTGGGCTTTGTGGCCGCCATTGTGATGGTCTTCCTGCTGCGTGCTGTGGGCGAAAAACACGCCCGTGAACTTTTGCTGACTGGAGAAGCGGTTTCTGCCGCAGATGCTTACCGCATGGGCCTGATCAACCGCCTGACCGAACCTGGACAGGCCCTCAGCAGGGCCACCCTTCTTGCTGAACACATCGCCCGCAATTCTCCGGTGGCCCTCTCCAGCACCAAATCCCTGCTGGCTTCTCTGCCTTCCATGGGTCTGCAAGAAGCCCTGAGCCACGCTGCCCAGATGAATGCCTGGGCCCGCACCACCGCAGATCTGAAAGAGGGCATCCAGAGTTTTCTGGAAAAACGTCCCCCTCGCTGGCAGGAGAACAGGGATGACTGAAGCTCGCTTGATCCAGACCCTTTTTCCAGCAGGCATCAAATATGTGGAATGTCCCAGAGACGCCTGGCAGGGCCTGGAGCATTTTGTGCCCACCGAAACCAAAATCCAGTACCTCCATGCACTGTTGGAAACGGGTTTCACCCACCTGGATCTGGGTTCCTTTGTCAGTCCAAAAGCGGTTCCCCAGATGCGAGACACCGAAGAGGTGCTCAGGGAACTGCCCGATCCTGCAGGGAGGGATTACCTGTGCATCGTTGCCAATGAAAGAGGCATGGAGCGCGCAGCCACACAGCCAAAAGTCACCAGTGTGGGTTTTCCCCTCTCCATTTCGGAGACCTTTCAATTGCGCAATGCCCATCAGACGCTGCCCGAAGCCTGGCAACTGGTCCACCGTCTGAAGGTGCAGTCCGATGCAGCCAGCAAAAACCTGGTGGTTTACCTTTCCATGGGATTTGGCAATCCTTATGGAGATCCCTGGTCTGTCCAGCTTGTACAGGACGCCCTAGATCGACTTTTCGAACTGGGCATCTCTTCCATTGCCCTGGCAGACACCGTGGGTGTGGCCACCCCTGAACAGGTTGAGCAACTGTGTAACCAGCTCAGGGACCACATGAAAAAGGCTGAACTGGGTTTACACCTGCATGCACGCCCCGAACATGCCGACCCTCTGATCGAGGCAGGATGGCAAGCTGGAATCCGCTGGTTTGAGGGTGCCATGGGGGGTTTTGGGGGCTGTCCTTTTGCTGCAGATGATCTGGTGGGCAACCTTCCCACCGAGCTGGTTTTGCGACATTTCAAGTCAGATGTCCATCTGAATCGGGAGGTCTTAAGGCTTGTTCAAAAGGTTTTTTGTGACCCAGCAGCAGACTTTTAAACACATTTGTGTAACAATTGGTGAGTGTGGAGATGGGGTCAGAACGGTCCCTGTTGCATCTGTTCTGTACCAGAGTGGGTAGATGCTTCATCTCGTGAGGTCTTTTCCTGATGCTTGAACAAACCCCTAACGTAAGAAATGACGACATTGATATCGTCAAACTGTTTGGTACCCTGCGCCGCAATGCCCTGCTCATTGGCATCAGCGTAGCTCTCACTGGTGGATTGACTTATTTTATCAGCAAACAACAAGCTCCCCAGTACGAAGCTGTAAGCAGCGTCATCGCTGTCAAATCCGAAACCGGCAACAGCATCATGAACAACACGCTGGTTTCTGCACCACCCCTCCCCCAGGGAGCGGTGGAAAAAGCCATTCACGGCAGAACCGTCATCGAGCAGATCATCCAGGGTTTGAAGAAAAGCAAACTCCCTGCGGCAGAGCAGCAAAACCTCATTGAGGCCCTCAACAAAGAGTTGAGACGCAACAATTTCAAGCTCTTGCGGGTCAAAGCCAAACTGGACAACCAGCTCACCGGTGTGTACGAAATCAGTGGGCAGGCAGGCACCCCTCTGGGTGCACAGGTGCTGGCCAATGTGGCTGTGGATGCCATTCTGAACTGGGACCTGCAACGTGCCACCTCCCGTTTGATCCGGGCCAAAAGCAGTCTGGAACAGCAGGTTGTTTCACTGAACCAGAGCCTCAAAGGGGTAAAAGCAGACAGCATCGAACAGCAAACCTTCATCACGGCACGGGCCAATGTGATGCAAAACCTGGCCCAGATCGAAGTGTTTGAAAAAGCTGCAACGGGCACCCTGACCCTGGTTTCTGAGGCAGAAGAGCCTTCAGAAGCCATTGCTCCCAAGCCCCTGCGCAATGCTGCCCTGGCTGGTTTGCTGGCACTGTTCCTGGCTGCTGGTTTCGCATTGATTTCGGATGCCCTGCGCAAACGCATCGAATCGGATGAAGACCTCACCCACTTTGGTGCACCCGTGCTGGGCAAACTGCCCAAGCTGACCGGGAAAACCCTGCAACGGGGCATCATCGAAAGTGCCCGCTCCGGCATGCTTTACGAAGCCATTGGTTTCCTGCGGGTCAGCCTGATGAGTTACACCGAAGGCACCACTGGCCCCAGACGACTGGTGGTTTCAAGTTCACGCTCTGGTGAAGGGAAATCCAGCGTGACCGCTTCTCTTGCAGAAGGTCTGGCCAACTCTGGACTCAAAGTTCTGATTGTGGACCTGGACTTGCACAGACCCACCCAGCACAAGGTGTGGTCCCAGATCAAACCTCTGGGATGGCACTCTTTGCCCGGAGCAGACAGCAATCCCAGTGTTCCCGCACGGGACATTCAAACGGCCCTCACCAACCCCAAAGCTGCCCAGGCCTTGCAGGTCAGTCAGGGCATCGACATGTTGCCTGCAGGCATTCCACAACGCTCTGCTTCCCATGTGATCAACAATTCCAAATTGCAGGAATTGCTGGACCGCTGGGACAAGAGTTACGATGTGGTGCTGCTGGACAGCCCTCCCATTCTGGCCCTCGCTGATGCACTCACTGTTTCGAGGTTCACCCAGGGCATCCTGATGGTGGTGGAAGCCAACCAGACCACCTACGCCAATGTGGAAGCCACACTCAAAAACATCCGTACTGCTGGTTGCCACCTGATTGGCTTTGTGCTCAACAAAGTCACCAGTCGCAAAGATGGGTATTACTACTACTATTACAGTTACCGTCCAGAAGCAGAAAAAGTCCGAAAACAGTCCTAAGCCTGTACCAGTTTGTGGTACAATTTTCTCTGGGTAGTTTTATTCCTAAAGGGGGTATTCAATGAAAAAGAAAGCCATGATCATCGCAGCATTGCTGGGGGTCGCAGCCATTGGGCCTGCCACTTCCATTGCTTTTGCGCAAACTGTAACCGCATCCGAACAGAGTGGACTGAGTGGGTTCCAAGTGATTGACATTCTGGTCAAAGCCACTTCCATTGGCAAGCTCAGCGATGCACAACTGCGCAGCCTGGTGCCACCTCGTGAAAAGGGTGCACAGGCCCTGTATGATCTCATCCTGATCAAAACCTGCTTGCAGCAGACCACCCTGGACAACCTGATCACCCTGGGTGATGAGAAAGCCACCAACCTGCTGGTGGCCAAGGCCGCTGTGGAGTTCCGCACCTGCAAACCCGTGAACGATGCAGCCCTGGCCGCTGACCTGAACTCTGGCAAGTTTGATTTCAGCAACGCTGGCAGCCTGCAGGCCTTCCTGGTCAGCAGTGGCAACAGCGCC contains:
- a CDS encoding UbiX family flavin prenyltransferase, encoding MKLVIGVTGGSGAPYTLDLLRTLKKLQVPTHLVVSEGAKRVWETEGTQSIEELLDLATEVHDDRNLAASIASGSHRTLGMVVVPCSSSTLAKVALGLGDNLISRAAHVTLKERRTLVLVPREAPYPRPMLENMLRAHDAGAVILPASPGFYSTPEKVEDILAFLTARILDQFGLDSGGMQRWTGK
- a CDS encoding DUF6915 family protein; this translates as MAHPYHHARSSARKFGGIPEDYLEVHSWFDQTKASWADLRHRAVLHSSFGIFLCEQVFGVTLTRKSDGKVVPTRLIGEQHVIEDLGKIPTLQDWLEDLPFKDWMLRGARPLSRELGEEEARSES
- a CDS encoding sensor histidine kinase, which encodes MIARRDTMFRFMPVAWLFFLTFPITNLIKDARGPLDYLLGTGMLLVFLWLYFWVFRAFKPQRPLETFPYWNILAVLWCFMMFFAGMPFFGWNGTTFLVYAASLGAFQRSLTLSIGTVAAVLAVFLWSVFVKGVPAGELITIMLLSVSVAIGNHFGYAAMESGIRMKTLQQEKENLARIAERERIARDLHDLLGHTLSVIVLKAELASKLIERNPERAKAEIKEVEQISREALTEVRLAVQGYKGTDLKSELGRAKIALDAAGIKLEYLVSEVELGMEQQSALQLIFREAITNIIRHSRAKHCQVSLEEQRGNILLKIIDDGVGVGQQVGNGMKGMRERTEALGGKFTVKNQSGTVIEVCIPKGNPDTQKAIQGVTA
- a CDS encoding ABC transporter permease; its protein translation is MNRFLYLVYSELIRLIRLPAYLIPTLVFPVMFFSIFGLPNAKNELGGVNAATYILISFSAYSLISTSLFAFGVSIAAERGLGWQKLMRVTPLNPMLYFASKIVNALLQGIFIIILLGLFASFVGHLNYDVLLFVKTVGKLLLGVSAFVALGLWIGYVGGPNSAAGIANLIFLPMSFASGLFMPLQFMPEFLRNIAPYTPAYHFAQIGWMSIGAKSDTTELVHWIWLLSYGALFFLLALVAFRRDEGKNFG
- a CDS encoding response regulator transcription factor; its protein translation is MIRVLIAEDQVMILGALKALLELEGDIEVLAATKNGTEALRAALEVKPDIVITDIEMPEKTGLELAQDLKQQLPKTRVIIVTTFARAGYLRRAMEAGVKGYLLKDAPSDELAEAIRRVHGGGIVINPMLAAEAWTDQDPLTDRERQVLRLAHEGMTSGQIAEKIHLSEGTVRNYLSEAISKLGASNRVEAARMAREKGWL
- a CDS encoding tetratricopeptide repeat protein, which translates into the protein MNLSEQAWDAFDAGDLERARDLYENHLRAHPQDEQARFGLGYVYVNLGLFQEAEDLYQKLFQEAVEKQDPRGHQAMHQIGMLRRLQGDYEGALTAFEQEKPLIPDDAFPRAINSYELGMCHLRLGNTEKASLELHTSLFYAQRSTDLIAQACAYRGIGELHLAEENYTEAQPAFLEALRCFEAAGEKRGVEDIIEYIRELEEASKNQN
- the ispD gene encoding 2-C-methyl-D-erythritol 4-phosphate cytidylyltransferase — encoded protein: MTPPRFAALIPAAGSGSRLGFGIPKALVDLQGKTLLERAIENLAPLVDEVVVALPEGQSIESPVKQIVGGNTRQDSVFRLLQATEADFVLIHDAARPFLGAKVLERIKGRVIQSGAVTAALPATDTLVHSSGGFWGYLVDRSKTWAVQTPQAFRRTLILDAHLKALQEGFEATDDAGLANKYGSNVELVLGDSRLFKVTTPADFELATAFAQLWDQKRSTPS